A portion of the Thermoflexus hugenholtzii JAD2 genome contains these proteins:
- a CDS encoding response regulator transcription factor, with protein MSPTLLVIDDDREFIDLLRKRLEGAGYRILAALDGETGLRMLESERPDLVILDIMMPGMDGYEVCRRIRQVSEVPILMLTAKGMTPDVVRGLEVGADDYVTKPYETDVLLARIRALLRRAQRQPPPEQGVYRCGEIVLDLDQHTVTVAGRPVSLTPLEFRLLSVMMRNPGRLLPHRYLLTQVWGPEYAEDVDNLKLYIHYLRQKIEPDPRHPRYILTEWGIGYRFQCEG; from the coding sequence ATGTCTCCTACTTTGTTGGTAATCGATGACGATCGGGAATTCATCGATCTGCTCCGCAAGCGCCTGGAAGGGGCCGGATATCGGATTCTGGCGGCCCTGGATGGAGAGACAGGGCTGCGGATGCTGGAGTCGGAACGACCGGATTTGGTGATCCTGGACATCATGATGCCGGGGATGGACGGCTATGAGGTCTGCCGGCGGATCCGCCAGGTCTCCGAGGTCCCGATCCTCATGCTGACGGCCAAGGGGATGACCCCGGATGTGGTCCGAGGCCTGGAGGTGGGAGCGGACGATTATGTGACCAAACCCTATGAAACAGATGTGCTACTGGCCCGCATCCGGGCCCTCCTGAGAAGAGCCCAGCGCCAGCCGCCGCCGGAGCAGGGGGTTTACCGGTGCGGGGAGATCGTGCTGGACCTGGATCAACATACCGTGACGGTGGCCGGGCGCCCCGTATCGCTCACCCCCCTGGAGTTCCGGTTGTTGAGCGTGATGATGCGCAACCCCGGGCGTCTGCTCCCCCACCGTTATCTCCTCACCCAGGTTTGGGGCCCTGAATACGCGGAGGATGTGGACAACCTCAAACTGTATATTCACTATCTCCGTCAGAAAATCGAGCCAGATCCTCGTCACCCTCGTTACATCCTCACAGAGTGGGGGATCGGTTACCGGTTTCAATGTGAAGGATGA
- a CDS encoding response regulator transcription factor — MVNGTRKEPARGGFNGDAALRVLVVDPSPEMRQLLQQALSAEPMQVYVASGPTEALAMLPVVTPHLILTELVFPDHDGFRFCQQLRAATSSPILVISAARSNQDIVRAFDMGADDFIPKPFALIELQARMQAHLRRQAWQGHQRALTYYADDHLVIDLNLQEVRVRGQRVRLSRIEYRLLACLLQHAGRVVRHETLLQAGWEDQGWDPHYLKLYIRHLRNKIEPDPSRPRYIVTVWGVGYRFCPHPSKASSQPQDFQEVEP; from the coding sequence ATGGTGAATGGGACGCGAAAGGAGCCGGCGAGAGGGGGTTTCAACGGCGATGCGGCGCTGCGGGTTCTGGTGGTGGACCCCAGTCCGGAGATGCGGCAGCTGCTTCAGCAGGCGTTGAGTGCGGAACCGATGCAGGTGTATGTGGCTTCCGGGCCTACGGAGGCCCTGGCCATGCTCCCAGTGGTGACCCCCCATCTCATCCTCACCGAGCTCGTCTTTCCAGATCATGACGGCTTCCGTTTCTGTCAGCAGCTGCGAGCAGCCACCTCCAGCCCCATCCTCGTGATCTCCGCAGCCCGCTCGAATCAGGACATTGTGCGGGCCTTCGATATGGGAGCGGACGATTTCATCCCCAAGCCCTTCGCCCTGATCGAGCTGCAGGCCCGCATGCAAGCCCATCTGCGCCGTCAGGCCTGGCAGGGGCATCAGCGGGCGCTGACCTACTATGCGGACGATCATCTGGTTATCGATCTCAACCTGCAGGAGGTGAGGGTTCGGGGGCAGCGGGTTCGTCTCTCCCGTATTGAATACCGGTTGCTGGCCTGCCTGCTTCAGCACGCCGGTCGCGTGGTCCGCCATGAGACTCTGCTCCAGGCGGGCTGGGAAGATCAGGGATGGGATCCTCATTATCTAAAGCTGTATATCCGTCATCTGCGGAACAAGATCGAGCCGGATCCCTCCCGCCCCCGATACATTGTGACGGTGTGGGGCGTGGGCTACCGCTTCTGCCCGCATCCCTCAAAGGCTTCCTCACAACCCCAGGACTTCCAGGAGGTTGAGCCATGA
- a CDS encoding SDR family oxidoreductase, translating to MKCLVTGGAGFIGSHVVDALIADGHEVVVVDNLSTGRRENLNPRARFYEIDIRSPSLAEVFERERPEVVNHHAAQMSVRISMADPMYDADVNVLGSLNLIRLSLQYGVKKFIYISSGGAVYGEPVYLPCDEDHPIRPLCPYGVTKFIVEQYLALFHHHYGLRYTVLRYPNVYGPRQDPEGEAGVVAIFIGRMLRDEPVVINGTGEQMRDFVYVEDVVEANRMALENGDAEVFNLGSGRGTTVNEIFQMLAAITGYRREPIYGPPKPGETFRIYLSAERVKRAWSWRPRVDLEEGLERTVAFFRARR from the coding sequence ATGAAATGTCTGGTCACGGGCGGGGCGGGCTTCATCGGCTCCCATGTGGTGGACGCGCTGATCGCCGATGGGCATGAAGTCGTGGTGGTGGACAATCTGAGCACGGGCCGGCGGGAGAACTTGAATCCGCGGGCGCGCTTCTATGAGATCGACATCCGCAGCCCGTCCCTGGCGGAGGTGTTCGAGCGCGAGCGCCCGGAAGTGGTCAATCATCACGCGGCCCAGATGAGCGTGCGGATCTCCATGGCGGATCCCATGTATGACGCGGACGTGAACGTGCTGGGCTCGCTCAACCTGATCCGCCTCTCCCTGCAGTATGGGGTGAAAAAGTTCATCTACATCTCCAGCGGGGGTGCGGTCTACGGGGAGCCGGTCTACCTACCCTGCGACGAGGATCACCCGATCCGTCCGCTCTGCCCGTATGGGGTCACCAAATTCATCGTGGAGCAATACCTGGCGCTGTTCCATCACCATTATGGGCTGCGCTATACCGTCCTGCGCTACCCGAACGTGTATGGCCCCCGACAGGATCCGGAGGGGGAGGCCGGGGTGGTGGCCATCTTCATCGGGAGGATGTTGCGGGACGAGCCGGTGGTGATCAACGGCACGGGCGAGCAGATGCGGGATTTCGTGTATGTGGAGGATGTGGTGGAAGCGAACCGGATGGCCCTGGAGAACGGGGATGCGGAGGTTTTCAACCTGGGGAGCGGGCGGGGGACCACGGTGAACGAGATCTTCCAGATGTTGGCGGCCATCACCGGCTACCGCCGGGAGCCGATCTATGGCCCGCCGAAACCCGGGGAGACCTTCCGCATCTATCTGAGCGCGGAGCGGGTAAAGCGGGCTTGGAGCTGGCGCCCGCGGGTGGACTTGGAGGAGGGGCTGGAGCGGACCGTAGCCTTCTTCCGGGCTCGGCGGTGA
- a CDS encoding polysaccharide biosynthesis tyrosine autokinase — protein MERLQPYLDALRRWWWFPVLCALLAGLGGYFYTRQQRPVYAARVTLMVGSSLMNPSPDPQEIGLSRTLAQIYGEMARRRPVLEQTIRRLNLTLSPDALARAVETRVVFNASLLEIYIYDFDPERAAALANALAQTLMEQAPGARTAADEQFLQAQLNDIQKKIEDTDRKIQELRQQMARMTSAAELREAQDQLQALEQLKRDYQQTYAQLIGVMNQGRVNTLRVLEPALPPSRPVSPSLLRNLMLSSGVGLVLSLSVLMTLELLMGRAVQWDGGLTMFNLPVLGAIPHWRNRKDPLVVRSAPDSPDAESIRSLRLRVLQLLGREGPRTVLVTSPTPEDGKSFVASNLAAALAEAGVRTVLVEADLRGGTVAHLSPQEISHGLVDYLEAEGEGLRLEDLLIPIDGGLTILPMGRIPRDPGWLLSSPRWRAMLRQLQERYEMVVLDGPPTLFTAELELLARAADGILLVVRDGETPRRMVGQARYVLRGQRILGLVVNDVPRRKLGQRYGYAYGYGYGYGRYRKRAEARGLAYGIRGWWARRQARPAKTAAWEKPAPSPASPEPPAGSLETPSRPLFPPPVLMPGPASEPPAPSAAEEVLPMEREEARGPFLGLRPEELEGVFLEEETAPAAEVEPVKAKAAAMPFVDVDPELLQELLDGPAEETSVALATSQEPEEEGKEGEAG, from the coding sequence ATGGAGCGTTTGCAACCCTATCTGGATGCCCTCCGCCGCTGGTGGTGGTTCCCGGTGCTGTGCGCCCTCTTGGCCGGGCTGGGCGGCTATTTCTACACCCGGCAGCAGCGACCGGTCTACGCCGCGCGGGTCACCCTGATGGTGGGCTCCAGCCTGATGAATCCCAGTCCGGACCCCCAGGAGATCGGCCTCAGCCGGACCCTGGCCCAGATCTATGGGGAGATGGCCCGGCGCCGGCCGGTGCTGGAGCAGACCATCCGGCGGCTCAACCTGACCCTCTCGCCGGATGCCCTGGCCCGGGCGGTGGAGACCCGCGTGGTGTTCAACGCCTCGCTCCTGGAGATCTACATCTACGACTTCGACCCCGAACGGGCGGCAGCGCTGGCCAACGCCCTGGCGCAAACCTTGATGGAGCAGGCGCCGGGGGCGCGGACGGCGGCGGATGAGCAGTTCCTGCAGGCGCAGCTGAACGACATTCAGAAGAAAATCGAGGACACTGATCGGAAGATCCAGGAGCTGCGCCAGCAGATGGCCCGGATGACTTCGGCGGCGGAGCTCCGGGAGGCCCAGGATCAGCTCCAGGCCCTGGAGCAGCTGAAGCGCGACTACCAACAGACCTACGCCCAGCTGATCGGGGTGATGAACCAGGGTCGGGTGAACACCCTGCGGGTGCTGGAGCCCGCGCTTCCGCCCTCCCGACCGGTCTCCCCCAGCCTGTTGCGGAACCTGATGCTTTCCAGTGGGGTGGGGTTGGTCCTCAGCCTTAGCGTGTTGATGACCCTGGAGCTGTTGATGGGCCGGGCAGTGCAGTGGGATGGGGGCCTGACCATGTTCAACCTCCCCGTCCTGGGTGCCATCCCCCACTGGCGCAATCGGAAGGACCCGCTCGTCGTCCGCAGCGCCCCGGATTCCCCGGACGCCGAGAGTATCCGCTCCCTGCGCCTCCGGGTCCTCCAGCTGCTGGGGCGGGAGGGACCCCGGACGGTGCTGGTCACCAGCCCGACGCCGGAGGACGGCAAGTCTTTCGTGGCCAGCAACCTGGCGGCGGCCCTGGCCGAGGCCGGTGTGCGCACAGTCCTGGTGGAGGCGGATCTCCGCGGGGGAACGGTGGCTCATCTCTCCCCTCAGGAGATCTCCCACGGGCTGGTGGATTATCTGGAGGCCGAAGGGGAGGGGCTTCGCCTGGAGGATCTCCTGATCCCCATCGATGGCGGCCTCACGATCCTCCCGATGGGACGGATCCCGCGGGATCCCGGGTGGTTGCTGAGCTCGCCCCGCTGGCGGGCGATGCTGAGGCAACTGCAAGAACGTTATGAGATGGTGGTCCTGGATGGGCCGCCGACGCTGTTCACAGCCGAGCTGGAGCTCCTGGCCCGGGCGGCGGATGGGATCCTCTTGGTGGTTCGGGATGGGGAAACCCCGCGCCGGATGGTTGGGCAGGCCCGTTACGTCCTCCGCGGCCAGCGGATCCTGGGCCTGGTCGTCAACGATGTCCCCCGGCGGAAGCTCGGCCAGCGCTATGGTTACGCATATGGTTACGGGTATGGCTATGGCCGCTATCGGAAGCGCGCAGAAGCCCGAGGGCTCGCCTATGGGATCCGGGGCTGGTGGGCGCGGCGGCAGGCTCGCCCGGCCAAGACGGCAGCCTGGGAGAAGCCGGCCCCATCGCCGGCATCGCCCGAGCCGCCGGCCGGTTCTCTCGAGACGCCTTCCAGGCCGCTCTTTCCGCCTCCTGTCTTGATGCCCGGCCCGGCGTCAGAGCCGCCGGCTCCATCTGCTGCGGAGGAGGTCCTTCCGATGGAACGTGAGGAAGCGCGCGGGCCCTTCCTGGGCCTCCGGCCGGAGGAGCTGGAAGGAGTTTTCCTGGAGGAGGAGACCGCCCCGGCAGCGGAGGTAGAGCCTGTGAAGGCAAAGGCCGCCGCCATGCCTTTCGTCGATGTGGATCCGGAGCTGTTGCAGGAGCTCCTCGACGGACCGGCGGAGGAAACATCCGTGGCGCTTGCGACGTCGCAGGAGCCGGAAGAGGAGGGAAAAGAGGGTGAGGCCGGATGA
- a CDS encoding flippase: MARVVLRNTLFSLLGRLTVKALAFAFSVWVVRRLGQEAFGQYATALAYVTAFAIFSDWGLAPYLVREIARDRGRVGVLVGNAVALRFLLSIGTIGLILGVARWNGQPPVLLGGIALAALSLVLYAFQGPLEAALQGIRRLDIVSAAGVLQQLIFVGLGTLALWKGWGFYGLIGASLIGTMGALLLSWGMSRSLGLLALERPEWRWWPALLRAGLPFGLIGLAVNLSYKVDTILLSLWWPAGVVGWYNAAYNLIFSIAILSNAANLALYPSMAALRDHEALAMVVRRSLGYLWMISIPFAVGGWVLGDRLIPGLYGPSFVPSVPAFRVLIGVVPLMFLSEYLGYVILVRDREWMVARSLILSTSFNILTNFLLIPRYGLMAAAWVTLLTEALLVGQYGFLLRLWRGVMADWRLFVKPALAAAGMSLALEVARGLPLGALLPLGALVYGLALWGLGALGPAEWHLLRQMIHRTPVAGEVG; encoded by the coding sequence ATGGCACGGGTGGTGCTCCGCAACACGCTGTTCTCCCTGCTCGGGCGCCTGACGGTGAAGGCCCTCGCCTTCGCCTTCTCGGTGTGGGTGGTGCGGCGCCTGGGGCAGGAGGCTTTCGGCCAGTATGCTACGGCCCTGGCTTATGTGACGGCCTTCGCGATCTTCTCCGACTGGGGGCTGGCCCCTTATCTGGTGCGGGAGATCGCTCGGGATCGGGGCCGCGTGGGGGTGCTGGTAGGGAACGCGGTGGCCCTCCGCTTCCTGCTCTCCATCGGGACCATCGGGTTGATCCTGGGCGTGGCCCGCTGGAACGGGCAGCCTCCGGTGTTGCTCGGGGGGATCGCCCTGGCGGCCCTCTCGCTGGTGCTGTATGCCTTCCAGGGTCCTCTGGAGGCAGCGCTCCAGGGGATCCGCCGGCTGGATATCGTCTCGGCCGCAGGGGTGTTGCAGCAGCTGATCTTCGTCGGGCTGGGGACGCTGGCTTTGTGGAAGGGATGGGGGTTTTACGGCCTGATCGGGGCCTCCCTGATCGGGACCATGGGAGCGTTGCTGCTCTCTTGGGGAATGAGCCGTTCCCTGGGCCTTCTCGCCCTGGAGCGTCCGGAGTGGCGATGGTGGCCCGCTCTGTTGCGGGCGGGGTTGCCTTTCGGCCTCATCGGCCTGGCGGTCAATCTCTCTTACAAAGTGGATACGATCCTGCTCAGCCTGTGGTGGCCAGCGGGGGTGGTCGGCTGGTATAACGCAGCGTATAACCTAATCTTCTCCATCGCGATCCTCTCCAACGCGGCGAACCTGGCCCTCTATCCCTCCATGGCCGCCCTTCGGGATCATGAGGCCCTGGCCATGGTGGTACGACGCTCCCTGGGTTACCTGTGGATGATCTCCATTCCCTTCGCCGTGGGGGGCTGGGTACTGGGGGATCGGCTGATCCCAGGTCTCTACGGGCCCTCTTTTGTCCCCTCGGTCCCGGCCTTTCGCGTTCTGATCGGCGTTGTCCCGCTGATGTTCCTTTCGGAGTATCTGGGCTACGTGATCCTGGTGCGGGATCGCGAGTGGATGGTGGCCCGCTCTCTGATCCTAAGCACGTCATTCAACATCCTGACGAACTTCCTGCTCATCCCGCGCTACGGGTTGATGGCCGCCGCGTGGGTCACGCTGCTCACGGAGGCCCTCCTGGTGGGCCAGTATGGATTCCTCCTCCGGCTGTGGCGGGGGGTGATGGCGGATTGGAGGCTCTTCGTCAAACCGGCCCTGGCCGCGGCGGGGATGAGCTTGGCCCTGGAGGTCGCACGGGGGCTCCCCCTGGGGGCGCTGTTGCCTCTTGGCGCCCTGGTGTATGGCCTGGCCCTGTGGGGCCTGGGCGCCCTCGGCCCTGCGGAATGGCATCTGCTGCGTCAGATGATCCATCGAACTCCTGTGGCCGGCGAGGTGGGATAA
- a CDS encoding glycosyltransferase family 4 protein: MFIVLAAPHYPPRNIGGVEFFVQALARGLHRQGHRVEVVSVERIEHGPFPRVTAQVDREEGFPVYRLTVRWRKGPAGLRDRYDNPAMELWFRAYFHSRSPDVFHLNSGYLLTVAPLRAAARAGIPTVVSLHDFWFLCAHHTLLRPSGQVCPGPEDPAGCAYCWLSQGRRYRWMEKALAALGVERPHRKAGCLLRPWPFFRSWAQEMAARLRATMSALNQATVIHSPSRFLVQTYRTFGMRAERVSVILNFVPPDLSLGVPCREREDAHEVHVVYIGQIAPHKGIHVLIEGVRRAKARLGVAGDRALRLTIYGNPHAFPAYSRLLEQRIAGDPAIRLAGVLPRERLGEALAEADWLALPSIWPEITGIVALEALAAGVPVLASAVGGIPEVVHHGVNGWLIPPGDPEAIAQALIRSVREPEWLEQLRAHTGPVFSFEQAMSAWISLYAEIAGRAQTPEVLQEAALHEST; encoded by the coding sequence ATGTTCATCGTCCTGGCCGCGCCGCACTATCCTCCACGCAACATCGGCGGGGTGGAGTTCTTCGTCCAGGCCCTCGCCCGCGGGCTCCACCGACAGGGGCACCGGGTGGAGGTGGTCAGCGTGGAGCGCATCGAGCACGGCCCTTTCCCCCGGGTCACCGCCCAGGTGGATCGGGAGGAGGGGTTCCCGGTGTATCGCCTGACGGTGCGCTGGCGGAAGGGCCCGGCGGGCCTGCGGGATCGTTACGACAACCCGGCGATGGAGCTGTGGTTCCGGGCGTATTTCCACAGCCGTAGCCCGGATGTCTTCCACTTGAACAGCGGCTATCTGCTGACGGTTGCGCCGTTGCGGGCGGCGGCCCGGGCCGGGATCCCTACTGTGGTCTCGTTGCACGATTTCTGGTTCCTTTGCGCCCATCACACTCTGTTGCGGCCCAGCGGGCAGGTCTGCCCGGGGCCGGAGGATCCGGCCGGTTGCGCCTACTGCTGGCTCAGTCAGGGCCGGCGCTACCGGTGGATGGAAAAGGCCCTGGCCGCGCTGGGCGTGGAGCGCCCCCATCGGAAGGCCGGGTGCCTTCTGCGCCCATGGCCGTTCTTCCGTTCATGGGCCCAGGAGATGGCGGCGCGCCTGCGCGCCACGATGTCTGCGCTGAATCAGGCGACCGTGATCCACAGTCCCTCCCGGTTTCTGGTTCAGACCTATCGGACCTTTGGGATGCGTGCGGAGAGGGTTTCCGTCATCCTGAATTTTGTCCCCCCCGATCTGAGCTTGGGTGTTCCTTGCCGGGAGCGAGAAGACGCGCATGAGGTGCACGTGGTGTATATCGGACAGATCGCCCCGCACAAGGGAATCCATGTTCTGATCGAGGGGGTGCGGCGGGCGAAAGCCCGGCTGGGGGTGGCGGGCGATCGCGCGTTGCGGCTGACGATCTATGGGAACCCTCATGCGTTCCCTGCGTATTCGAGGCTTTTGGAGCAACGGATCGCGGGGGATCCGGCCATCCGGCTGGCGGGGGTCCTCCCTCGGGAGCGGCTGGGGGAGGCCCTGGCGGAGGCGGACTGGTTGGCCCTGCCCTCCATCTGGCCGGAGATCACCGGCATCGTTGCCCTGGAAGCCCTGGCCGCTGGGGTCCCTGTCTTGGCCAGCGCGGTAGGGGGCATCCCCGAGGTGGTCCATCACGGGGTCAACGGATGGCTGATCCCTCCTGGCGATCCAGAGGCGATCGCGCAGGCGCTGATCCGATCCGTCCGGGAACCGGAGTGGCTGGAGCAGCTGCGCGCGCATACGGGACCCGTTTTCTCCTTTGAACAGGCGATGTCTGCCTGGATCTCGCTATATGCGGAGATCGCAGGGAGAGCCCAGACGCCTGAGGTGCTCCAGGAAGCCGCCCTCCATGAATCCACTTGA
- a CDS encoding glycosyltransferase family 2 protein, translated as MNPLEADAVGGILVAVLTYNRLHDTLACLESVRRLEGPVEAIVALDNGSTDGTPEAIRRAFPEVEVWELGGNLGYAAGNNLALRVAQQQGMEGVFLLNNDTLVDPMCLVALLEAARALPRVGAVGPLVWAWPPSQGIWALGGEIHWRRAYTTHREAGRAAPSQWEPHPVDFVPGCGILLLREALETVGGFDERYFMYWEETDWCQRARRAGFSIWVDPRAQMWHKAPMDPDDLSAGALYYMTRNRMLFFREHTQGVRRWLALAHAFHGAIRLARRYERGDQPERAQAIWEGLHDFLHGRWGPREAEAPVGRMGKEVAWPASSG; from the coding sequence ATGAATCCACTTGAGGCAGATGCGGTGGGAGGCATCCTCGTTGCCGTTCTGACCTATAACCGCCTGCATGACACCTTGGCCTGTTTGGAATCCGTGCGGCGGCTGGAGGGCCCGGTGGAGGCCATCGTGGCTCTGGACAACGGCTCGACGGATGGGACGCCGGAGGCCATCCGCCGGGCGTTCCCCGAGGTCGAGGTATGGGAGCTGGGCGGCAACCTGGGCTACGCGGCTGGGAACAACCTGGCCCTCCGCGTTGCACAACAGCAGGGGATGGAAGGTGTGTTCCTGTTGAACAACGACACGCTGGTAGATCCCATGTGCCTGGTCGCGCTGCTGGAGGCCGCGCGCGCATTGCCCCGGGTGGGAGCAGTGGGGCCCTTGGTGTGGGCGTGGCCGCCCTCCCAGGGGATCTGGGCCCTGGGTGGGGAGATCCACTGGCGGCGGGCCTACACCACGCATCGAGAGGCAGGGCGCGCGGCACCCTCGCAGTGGGAACCTCATCCGGTGGATTTTGTCCCTGGATGCGGGATCCTATTGCTGCGGGAAGCCCTGGAAACGGTGGGCGGGTTCGATGAACGTTACTTTATGTATTGGGAGGAAACGGACTGGTGTCAGCGGGCCCGGCGCGCAGGCTTCTCGATCTGGGTGGATCCCCGGGCGCAGATGTGGCACAAGGCCCCGATGGATCCTGATGACCTTTCCGCGGGCGCGCTCTATTACATGACCCGCAATCGCATGCTCTTCTTCCGGGAGCACACCCAGGGCGTGCGGCGGTGGCTGGCCCTCGCCCACGCTTTCCACGGTGCGATCCGGCTGGCGCGGCGCTACGAACGGGGGGATCAGCCGGAGCGGGCGCAGGCGATCTGGGAAGGGCTACATGATTTCCTCCATGGGAGGTGGGGACCCCGGGAGGCTGAGGCTCCGGTGGGAAGGATGGGAAAGGAGGTCGCATGGCCCGCATCCTCTGGGTGA
- a CDS encoding glycosyltransferase — translation MARILWVMGWFPLPPDKGVRIRLSQLLDTLAAHHRLTLVVLADPEAEVERYQGDLAARCEALFVFRRPEFRPTRWRAIRGFFSPTPRWLVDVEQPEVHARVRQLCQERTFDLILASQLPSAMYVRALEGVPKILDEVESGLFLDQVRMASDLIRRARRAMMWWKYARFMRGLLAAFDACTVVSEEEAQILQRIAPWARVAVIPNGIDLERYAGVEEIPEPDTLIFTGAPTYWANRDALVFFAEAMWPEIRRRRPGVRFFITGRTPEGVALPRPPGWVYTGYVEDVRPWVARAWALVVPLRFGGGTRVKILEAMALGTPVVSTRKGAEGLEFPHPEALIVADTPNGFVREVLALLEDPERRARQSRLVREAVRAYDWRSLGDRYLQLVEDVIGERAGLVARH, via the coding sequence ATGGCCCGCATCCTCTGGGTGATGGGCTGGTTCCCCCTGCCGCCGGATAAGGGGGTGCGGATCCGGCTGTCGCAGCTGCTCGACACGCTGGCGGCGCATCACCGATTGACCCTGGTGGTGCTGGCTGATCCTGAGGCGGAGGTGGAGCGCTACCAGGGGGATCTGGCGGCCCGTTGTGAGGCCCTCTTCGTGTTCCGTCGCCCCGAGTTCCGGCCGACCCGATGGCGGGCGATCCGCGGCTTCTTCTCTCCCACCCCCCGCTGGCTGGTGGACGTGGAGCAGCCCGAGGTCCACGCCCGGGTGCGTCAGCTCTGTCAGGAGCGGACCTTCGATCTGATCCTGGCCTCCCAGCTGCCTTCGGCCATGTATGTCCGCGCGCTGGAAGGCGTCCCCAAGATCCTCGATGAGGTGGAGAGCGGGCTCTTCCTGGACCAAGTGCGCATGGCCTCGGATCTGATTCGGCGGGCACGGCGGGCGATGATGTGGTGGAAGTATGCGCGCTTCATGAGGGGCCTGCTGGCCGCTTTCGATGCCTGCACGGTGGTTTCCGAGGAGGAGGCGCAGATCCTCCAACGGATCGCCCCATGGGCGCGGGTGGCCGTGATCCCTAATGGGATCGATCTGGAGCGCTACGCGGGGGTGGAGGAGATCCCGGAGCCGGACACACTGATCTTCACCGGGGCGCCGACTTATTGGGCGAACCGGGACGCCCTGGTGTTCTTCGCGGAGGCGATGTGGCCGGAGATCCGCCGGCGGCGCCCGGGCGTGCGTTTCTTCATCACCGGCCGGACCCCGGAGGGGGTAGCCCTTCCCCGACCGCCTGGGTGGGTCTACACCGGCTACGTGGAGGATGTGCGGCCCTGGGTGGCCCGGGCCTGGGCACTGGTCGTGCCGTTGCGGTTCGGCGGGGGGACGCGGGTGAAGATCCTGGAGGCGATGGCCCTGGGGACGCCCGTGGTTTCCACCCGCAAAGGAGCCGAAGGGCTTGAGTTTCCGCATCCAGAAGCCCTCATCGTTGCGGACACGCCGAATGGATTCGTCCGGGAGGTCTTGGCCTTGCTGGAGGATCCGGAGCGGCGGGCGCGACAGAGTCGCCTGGTTCGGGAGGCCGTCCGTGCCTATGACTGGCGGTCCCTCGGGGATCGTTACCTGCAGCTAGTGGAGGACGTGATCGGTGAACGGGCTGGCCTTGTTGCGCGCCATTGA